The stretch of DNA TTGATAATCTCGCACCACAGTCACAATCAATGAATGTGGCTAACGAGCTAGCTCTCCATACTGGCCATGAAAGAgtcatcttggaaaaaaaaatgagcaTCAACATTAATTAGATCTGTGATACTTCTCCCTCAAAAACAACAAGTAGTATCAGGATGTTTGACTACAATCTATCATTGAGCGAAAGAAAACCCCTGTGAATTCCTGATCATGACAAATAGCCCGGTGgtaacattaaagctgcagtctgcaactctttttcaagcataatgcctggaactgtccggggattctgaaagtagtacattaaataccccaatacaaaaaaaaatgagttctctaggtcccctatatgtcccgctaggtccctccaaagccagcaggtttgtttacaaaattgcagaccggaccggtaaaaggtaaccaatcaggttacgagctgggctctgctgcctgtcaatcaccgattgtgcacgcgcgatacaaggtaggctcatccccacgcttatttatctagactattgaacttcattacgggctagtctacttactgtgtcttccatgatcgcaaatgacaggtgagttgatgaatgaggagttgtgtacgcgaatctggcgtgcacgtagacctGCACGAGGTCTcgtgtgttttgatggggcgggacaggaagttgaataactttttatttttcggttaaaaaataagcatttcttgcattttgcgactacggaggtcaccgttttcaacttcaagcgttctgatagatcatgtaaacccttaaaatgccaaaaattaggactttacgtatgacaacaacaaatcctgcagactgcagctttaaagagcaGATGTACAGTAAAATGCGCCCCAATCTAAAATGCCCTATATACTCAATGCTAATGCGGTTAATGGGGACACAAAGGCAGACTATTTGTGGAAGGGTGTCACCTGAATCACATAAGGCTGCATGTCACAGTCTGGCCACTGAAAATAGGAATAATTAGCAGTGCAGTGCACATTTCTACAGCCGAACCCCAACTGAGAAAAATCCTGTTTCTGTTCAAAATGATTTGTAGCCTATTTTCTTTTGTGTTAAACTGAATAAACGTATAAATATAGTAGTCAACCAAACCACAAAGCATTATTGACAGAAATTGCAGACATTTCTAAAGCTAATGGCTACATGACACGTAACTTTTGCTTCTTTTCTTCTATACACTATAGGGGGTTCTTTGTGGTACTTTGGAGCCGTTGCTTTCTTTTCCTCTCCTATCTTTGAACACTAAaagtttttggggtttttttctcaCACCAGTGAACTCCCATTGCTACAAAGTGCCTGCACAATCTGCTAATTCTCACAGGTACAACCTCACACTTTATTATGTGAACTCAATTAACACCATACTGCATTTTCTCCTCAGACTTTATTTTTAACCTATAAAACTAATTGATTTCATGTTCCAACCTGGCACAGTGTACATCCTGCTTTAAACGTGCAGCCTGCAAATTATCAGGCCAGTTCAGTTACAGCGGTGACAAAGTTTCCCTGCTTTCGCTATTTCTGGAGTTGACTGGAGGACATAAAGGTGAGCTTGCATTCTGGAACGCTCTTGGAAGAAATTGTGATCATGCCATTAAAGAAAGGGGGAAATGACCCCTCACTGCTGCGACTAGTCAAAAAATGCTGTTGTTGATCTTTTATTATCTCAGAGGCAGTTAAACAAGCAATAACTGCCCAACTATTCCAAAACACTCAGATAAAGAAATGGTTATGCTATGGATAAGAAATCATTCAAATTCCACAACCACGAAGAGGAGATAGCAAAGACCAGCCACTGTTATCTACACAGATTTACAAGATATGTCATTGCTTACATAAATtcattaactatttacatttttttttttaagtcagtcTGGTAAAACTGCCATCTAAAGAACTTTGCATAAGGACCATGAATGCAGATAAAGTTTACAACTTATTGAACAAAACTGAACCAACTCAGTGGATTGTGCAAGTAGTTTGTCCAGTGCTATTTTATTTAGGATGTGCATGGAGTTGTTCTAGATACACTGAGAGGCAAGGGGAAGAATAAGTAATCTGCAAAGAAAGAATTAGCTAGCATTAATAGTTCTCCGGTGTTACAACGGTTGCCTTTTCTTCGAGACAATGACACACGTGTGTTTTGCCAGTCAAACGTTCTTGATTAAACACAGCAACAGCTGTTGACAACAACGCGGTTGTTCATTGTAGAACAAACCACAGTGCTGTTTGTGTGAAGTTTGGGAAAACTCTGCTCCAAGTGGCCGCATGACAAACCTGTTCCAGCACCACGGATAAAAGCACACAGTTGGATCAATGTGTATCCCATCAAGATTTCATTGATGGCTCCCACCCCGGCCCCAGAACCACAGCTACTATTGGCTGCCTCATCTTCTATTGTCACCATGTTtgacatggcaggatattttaCGCTGGGAAATACCCTTGCTGTTTTGTCACTATTGCACAATTCTCTTTGTGTTATCCTCTAAAATGCAACCTTTACAATATGTAAAAAGAGCTTCATAGATGTGCTTTTCTTTGCTCTTACACATACAGCCCAACATTCTGAAGAAGtatagttttatttattcatttgcttATTTAGTGCCAAGTTTTCTCTTTAATTTTATgccttaacaaaaaaaaataataatgataacatcCTTGTGTGAAACTGTGAAACATCTGTAACACTGCTCCTAcaacaggaaaataaaaattgaCTAAATGCGGAGTCGTACGTGGCGTTAAGAATATCTACCAAAAGAAGAAATAAGTATTGTTTTTCTGGCTGTCTAACCTTCACATTAGACTTTTCTGTGACAGCAAAGATCATTCAGATCTTACGCATTGTTTCAGGTGgacaattgatttttttattaatgaattAACACTCTTCACATTTGTTCCCCACAGACAGCCTCCATTAGACGGTTGGTTGTCAGTCTGTAAAAACATCTATTGGTTACGGTTTGGATGATCCTAACTTAAACATACGCTATTTCATTTGGGACAAGTAGAGCATGTGCATTTAATCTACACACTCAAAGGTCCAGTTTGTAGAAGAGGTCACATCTATCTCAAGAGATCTGGCTTAAATTGCATAATACCCAGGGGTAAGGACTATTAAGTAGCATGAGTCCCTTTTAATTGCTCAAAATGTTCGTCAGTGGAAGTAATTACTAATTGTGAGATGTAAAATTCAACAATCTACCTCTTTATATAGACAATGACTGCTTTAACtgaaattaaacatttaaaaaaaacagcaaattccAAAGATGATTGGGAAGGTTATCCCAAACTAATTCAAACATCCAAAAATAACACAATTACAAAAATGTTAGGGCAGATGGTATGTCTGTGCTATGAACAGGAGAACAATCCTTTTATgtctctgtctttctgtgtgACCACAGCAGGTTTGTTTGTGTTGCAGAAGGGGATCTACACAGAGGAAATGACACAGCAGAACAGACTCGTGCTCTATCTGCTTCTCAGAACTCTTAAATCATTCGTTCCAAATGTTACTTGTTTGGTGCTTTCAGACCTCTATTCAAACTGTACTTACAATCTGAAAACCAAAGAAACCCTTTTCGGGTTCCTTGTGGTTCAGTCATTCATTTTAAATAAGCGCATTAACTTAAATGCTACTAATAGGTAATTGGTATCCACTGCAGTAAGTCAGATGAATAATATATGTCCACCATAAGTGATGTACAGTATTCTCAAAGCTTAAACACACAGAAGTAAATGCTGCATCTCTTCACATGACAGACATTAGGCTTAACTCGAGAGACTACAGCGCTTTCTTACCGTCTGGTTGTCCTCGTAGAGTTTGAGGTCATAGCCACTTAACTCAACACAGAAAATGATTGCAGTCACGCCCTCGAAACAGTGAATCCACTTCTTTCTCTCTGAACGCTGTCCCCCCACATCCACCATCTTGAAGGTGAGCTCCTTGAAGGTGAACTTGTTCTCCACAATGCCTGTGGTCATGTCGCGGGAGCGTAAGATGTCCTCCACCGTGGGGATGAACTCGGTTGCAGAGATGCGATCCAAGTCATTCAGGTAGTAGGCAGTGTTGTCCTCTAAGTGGTATTCATTGGATCGTTGAAAGCATTCCTGGACCCCTGAGTCTGCCCACAGGCGCTTCATTACCCCTTGCAGCTCTAGAGTGATCTCCCCTTTGCTCTCAGCTGGCCCTGTGAGGGCGAACAGCTGCACGGCATCGTAGGCGCGGTCAGGATTGTGAAAGTCAATCTTAAGGGTGGTGAGGGCACGGATGATGCGCGTGAGAGAGTCGATGGCATTGTATAGGATGAGGGGCTTGTACTCCTTGCAGGCATCCAGGTTGAAGCCTCCACTATGGATGATTTTCATCTGTTTGACAATGGTGCTTTTGCCAGAGTTGCTGGTGCCAAGCAGCAACAACTTGATCTCACGCCGCTGCCGCTGACTCTCTGAGCGCAGGTGGCGGTCGATCCGCCGTGAGCGCCGTGCTGCCTCCTTCTCCTCCGAGCTCTGACGGCATCCCATGGTCCTCCACCACGTGGTTAGCACAAAGGAACTCGTGCTGCTGCTTGATGGGAAAGCAAATTATAAATGAAGTGGTGAGTGAAAAGGGGCTGCTGGAAGAGTTGGAGAGGGTTTTTGTGACTGCGAGCTGGCAGTGGAAGAGGCTGACAAAACTTCACAACAGACCACTTTAACACTAGATAGGAAAGCTACCACACAGAAAAGTGATTCAAgagtatttctttcttttttttcaagggCAGTCTGTGAGTTCTGTGTGGGCAGAACCCAGACTTGTGGGATGCCCACACAGTGCCTGGCAGTGAGGTTGGACTGCCTGCTGAAGCCAATGGAGCTGGGGTTCATAGCAGGGGCTGCCCCTGAGGAAAAGCTCTGGTGGAAGGCTTGAGAAAGTTCAGTGTTTGTCAGCAGAAAAAGTGTTTGGGCTTGATGCGTGCAAATAGCAAATCCCATTCACTCTCCTCCCACATGGCTCTTGTGGTGTGCTGCCCTTGTTTGGTTTCTGCAACTATCCACCTTAGTTTGATATTTGGCCCGTTTTGCTTGATCCTCCAGATAAAATCTTTTCTGCTTCTTCTCTTGTGAGTTATTTCCCCGACAACCGGAGGCCTGCCAACacatgagagagagaaaggggcaTGAGGAATAGGTTTAAAACAAATATAATACAAATATTAGAATTTGCAAAAGAAAGATTGATACAATTTTGTATGTCTGTACATTGAATATGGAACTCATTTAGCCTATTTAACTACATAGGCTGGAAGCAACTCCTAACATCTAGCAACCAACCAAGAAGGGCAGCGTAACTATGTGTTTTCAGAACGGATTCTGTAGGCGTGCTCTCTGAAAGGCTGATAATACCGGGCTCTTCTCTCACCTCCAAACTGCAGGGCAGTCACAGTGTGAATATCACACTTAATTTTCAGAAAATACTGCAAATGGTTGACACTAAGACCTTGTATGTGACATTAAAAAGATGGGGGCAGTGGACCAGTCGGCATGCAGCTCAGAAAAACCATAAATCCCAATTTAATTTAACAACCTGGTTCTATAATCGAGAGCACAGACATACTCGGTGGACGGGCCTCGCATATGATCATTTTTGCACCTTCACGGATTAAACAAAGACGATAGGATGTGTCAGTTAagcccttttcagaaatgagaTGCATAACACTAATGGTTTCATCAATCTATAAAACCATTCAGACATAGGTCATATTCACATTAAAGTAAATACGTGCCTACAAAGATGACAGCGAGAGACCCAGTGCATATGAAATAATTGCCATTTTTGCTACATTAGACAGAACTTACAGAGTCTAAGTTTAAGTTATATTGCACTTACAAATCATATCATCATGCCAAGTGTGCAGTGGATGTGTCACAGCCTGCTCACACGAAAAGGCATTGGTATTACATGCCACATCATGTTGTGTGTAATGTTTTCATGTCAATGAGAGAGGCTGAAAATATCACTTTTCTACATGTTTAAGCTTAACGAACAGTTGGTGTTTTGAAGAACTGCAGTTGGCATCTTACTTGTGAGATTTGATACCTATAGTTGTAGGAAAGCCTTATCCTAATCATCCGGGAGCATGGTCTCGACtgtcatttattgttttttggCTATTCATTTGGCTCTGGCATTGTTAAAGacagaacaaaaagaaaaccctGCACAGTGACATTGAAACGTGTCAAAAACATTCCACCTTTAATGATGTCGAAAACCTGGCTTAGATAGACAGATtgtgtgtgtaaataaatgAGTTATAATACTGTATGATGTTTAAAACTTAAATGCGTGGATATTTACAGTTCACTCAGTATTGTCACCTAATTATTAGTGGTTACATGACCTTTGAAACAAACCACAGCATAGAAACAGTGCTCTCAAGCACTTAGATACTAGTTATCTAAAGCCTGCCTATGGGTCTGACAAAGTGAGGCCAAAACTTGTGTTTGAAACCTGCACTTGTGAACTTCCAGTTCCACTTTTGAGTGAATGAGTGCATTCACTCAGCGGTCACGTCACAATATCAGATTTTCACTTGACAACCGATCGTGAATTAATTGTGATAATAATGCCATCAGTCAAAGTCATCTTTAACTTTGTTTACTGTTTATGTTATCTCTTTTGGTAGATTAATTACTCCAAAAATTTTAGTGTAGGGAGGTGAGGAGAGTGTGTAACCAGTATaagtaaaaaaatgttctgAAGTTCCGCATTCAAAAATTCCCCCACTATTCAAGGAAGTACACGGTGTGCTATGAAGGTGTTCTTGTGAAAACATCCAAAATGAGAAAATACTCCCATACTTCTCAGTTACTCTTATATCTTCAACGAAGATTTTTCTTGTCTCACGACTGTATGGGTTTGTTCTGGTTCTCAGTCTATCCACCTAATGATTCTCATGCCATCAAGCTATGCGTTTAATCTTTGTGCAAGGCAAAGCTAATTGCCTCCCCGCTGGGGTTTTACTCAACAGTATGATGATGACATTGATCGTCTCACTTCTcttataaagaaaacaaataaatagacctgaaaaaaaaaaaatccatccaaACAGAACTttaagaaaaaggaagaaaaaaaacttaatgtTATATCTGTCTTCAACTAACAGGAGGCAACTTTACAGTCACCTTTTGCCATGCCATCCATACTCtgtgcactctatctctacagATTTCTTCTCTTGCACTCACACACCCTATCTCCCTCCATCTGCAGTCCTGTGTTGCTAAGAGTTAGTATAAACCAATCACATCTACCCAttatcacacaaacacagagccTCATTATATGCACAATCAAGGTCAAGCATACAGTTAGAAACAGGCTTAATCAAGAGCAGAAATCTGCTGTTTGAGTATAAAATGATGCTgtacaaacaaaataaatctgTTACCTTGTAGTGTCTTACAAGCTAGCGCCTCTGTCTTTTTTGGACTGCCGTACTCTGCAGCAAAACCACATCAGCTCTAATGCGCATTTACTATCGCCGTGGAAAATAACAAGCTCAAGTCGGCAGGTACCGCTCATGCTTTCACATAGCTCTAAAGCTCCATCTCTCTGTTTAGCAAcatgaaattaagaaaaaataaaaatcagtctCCTTGTGTGTGATAAATGTGGAGCAGTGAAGTCCCGTGGGGATTCTGTGATAAATACAGGAGATGCACACTGAAAGAGCCTATATGCTGTTGGCTTAGTAACAAATGTGAAATCATTTTTCTGGTGGAACTATAGTCTGCATTTCTCATTTCTCAGAGTGTAGTGAGTGAGGTCCAACTTTCAAAAGACCGAGAGGACAAACAGAGCAGAACAAAGCCATAACAAAGCATCACAACACAAACAGAGTATGGAGCATTGTTTCATGGCTTCAGGCACCTGACTAACCTCTCAAAATGGCATAGCCAGCCAAACCGGTTAATGCACATCACTGAGTTTGAGAGCCTGTGAAACACATTAAAGCTGCGCATGTTATCGTTCCAGTTTTCTGTTTTCGTGGTCTGCAGGACACACGTTTCGCACTTTTTGAAGTTTTTGACATGCTTAAAAATTGCTGTGGATGTAGTCTTCCAGCAGAGCAAAGCCAGTATATATCATTCACACAATTAGTTGATATGAATTATTCTACTCGTTCAAATATTGTATAGACAAGAACAGGTGTAGCACAACTCAGCAGGATGAAATGCACGAATCTTTGACATTTAGAAgccaaaacta from Odontesthes bonariensis isolate fOdoBon6 chromosome 22, fOdoBon6.hap1, whole genome shotgun sequence encodes:
- the gnaz gene encoding guanine nucleotide-binding protein G(z) subunit alpha; translation: MGCRQSSEEKEAARRSRRIDRHLRSESQRQRREIKLLLLGTSNSGKSTIVKQMKIIHSGGFNLDACKEYKPLILYNAIDSLTRIIRALTTLKIDFHNPDRAYDAVQLFALTGPAESKGEITLELQGVMKRLWADSGVQECFQRSNEYHLEDNTAYYLNDLDRISATEFIPTVEDILRSRDMTTGIVENKFTFKELTFKMVDVGGQRSERKKWIHCFEGVTAIIFCVELSGYDLKLYEDNQTSRMAESLRLFDSICNNNWFTNTSLILFLNKKDLLAEKIKRIPLTVCFPDYKGQNTYEEAAVYVQRQFEDLNRNKETKEIYSHFTCATDTSNIQFVFDAVTDVIIQNNLKYIGLC